In Ferribacterium limneticum, a genomic segment contains:
- a CDS encoding MOSC domain-containing protein produces MAHVSLFIGGIRPLPESGRPTGMYKQPAGGPLELGREGFIGDEQADRRVHGGPEKAVHLYPARHYAKLAERFPEAAPQLVIGSLGENISTAELDENDVRIGDIWRLGSAELQVCQPRNPCWKIDERFASDGMAAFIAEHRLTGWYWRVVKPGLVAPGDTLELLQAAEGSFTLAEAMQCWQAHRPTLADLEKLAASPGIAKNWQQKIVSRVEWLRKNPEKTSPMPVAFHVKPENQ; encoded by the coding sequence ATGGCCCACGTTTCCCTCTTCATCGGCGGCATACGCCCGCTTCCTGAATCCGGTCGGCCGACCGGCATGTACAAGCAGCCGGCCGGCGGCCCGCTCGAACTCGGCCGCGAAGGCTTCATCGGCGACGAGCAGGCCGACCGACGCGTGCACGGCGGCCCGGAAAAAGCCGTCCATCTCTACCCGGCACGCCATTACGCCAAGCTGGCCGAACGCTTCCCGGAGGCCGCGCCACAGCTCGTCATCGGCAGCCTCGGCGAAAACATCTCGACGGCCGAACTCGACGAAAACGATGTCCGGATCGGTGACATCTGGCGCCTGGGCAGCGCCGAGCTGCAGGTTTGCCAGCCGCGCAACCCGTGCTGGAAAATTGATGAACGCTTCGCCAGCGATGGCATGGCCGCCTTCATCGCCGAGCATCGCCTGACCGGCTGGTACTGGCGGGTCGTCAAACCCGGCCTCGTGGCGCCGGGCGATACGCTTGAACTCCTGCAAGCGGCGGAAGGCAGCTTCACGCTGGCCGAAGCGATGCAGTGCTGGCAGGCCCACCGCCCCACCCTCGCCGACCTTGAAAAACTCGCCGCCAGTCCCGGCATCGCCAAAAACTGGCAACAAAAGATCGTTTCGCGGGTCGAATGGCTCCGAAAAAATCCAGAAAAGACGTCGCCCATGCCGGTGGCGTTCCACGTGAAACCCGAGAACCAATGA
- a CDS encoding ROK family protein, with the protein MRLGVDLGGTKTEIIALADDGRELLRQRIATPQGDYMATLLAIAGLVESVENTLGQRGSVGIGIPGAESLATGLIKNANSTCLIGQPLKRDLQALLQREIRLANDANCFALSEAVDGSGQDAEVVFGIILGTGVGGGIVINRQVLTGANAIAGEWGHNPLPLPSGDDLPLPPCYCGRAGCTEAYLSGPALAADHRRYTGQTLSASQIDHLAARGDAACEASLRRYEERLGRALASVINLLDPQVIVIGGGLSNMQRLYRNLTDTCRPHVFSDAFSTKFLPPKHGDSSGVRGAAWLWD; encoded by the coding sequence ATGCGCCTAGGTGTCGACCTCGGCGGGACCAAAACCGAGATCATCGCACTGGCCGACGACGGCCGCGAATTGCTGCGCCAGCGCATCGCGACGCCGCAGGGCGACTACATGGCAACGCTCTTGGCCATCGCCGGGCTGGTCGAAAGTGTCGAGAACACACTCGGCCAACGGGGCAGCGTCGGCATTGGCATCCCCGGCGCCGAATCGCTGGCCACCGGCCTGATCAAGAATGCCAACTCCACCTGCCTGATTGGCCAGCCACTCAAGCGTGACCTGCAGGCCCTGCTCCAGCGTGAAATACGGCTGGCCAACGACGCCAACTGCTTTGCGCTGTCCGAAGCGGTTGACGGTAGCGGGCAGGATGCAGAGGTCGTTTTCGGCATCATCCTCGGCACCGGCGTCGGTGGCGGCATCGTCATCAACCGCCAGGTGCTGACCGGCGCCAACGCCATCGCAGGAGAATGGGGACACAATCCGCTGCCCCTGCCGAGCGGCGACGACCTGCCCTTGCCGCCCTGCTACTGCGGCCGCGCCGGCTGCACCGAGGCCTATCTTTCCGGCCCGGCGCTGGCTGCCGACCATCGCCGCTACACCGGACAAACCCTGAGCGCGAGCCAGATCGACCACCTTGCTGCCAGGGGCGACGCCGCCTGCGAAGCCTCGCTGCGCCGTTACGAAGAACGCCTCGGCCGCGCCCTGGCTAGCGTCATCAACCTTCTCGACCCGCAGGTCATCGTCATAGGCGGTGGGCTGTCGAACATGCAGCGGCTGTATCGAAACCTGACCGACACTTGCCGTCCCCACGTTTTTTCGGATGCATTCAGCACAAAATTCCTGCCGCCGAAACATGGGGATTCCTCGGGGGTACGCGGCGCAGCATGGTTGTGGGATTGA
- a CDS encoding DUF1840 family protein has product MLVRFYSSETGELLMFAEAARPLLQVLGKATTARGTFTVAEMAPAANTLREAVKRAEAPPPPPDEDERDETGKKKEPVVAMSQRAWPLIDMLERTSKGGAKANIVWEASADF; this is encoded by the coding sequence ATGTTAGTCCGCTTTTATTCCAGTGAAACGGGGGAATTGCTGATGTTCGCCGAGGCGGCCCGACCGTTGCTGCAGGTGCTGGGCAAGGCAACGACGGCGCGGGGAACCTTTACTGTGGCCGAGATGGCGCCGGCCGCGAACACCTTGCGTGAAGCGGTCAAACGGGCCGAGGCACCGCCACCGCCGCCGGATGAGGACGAGCGGGACGAGACGGGGAAAAAGAAGGAGCCGGTCGTCGCGATGAGCCAGCGCGCCTGGCCGTTGATCGATATGCTCGAGCGGACCAGCAAGGGTGGGGCGAAGGCAAATATCGTCTGGGAAGCGTCAGCCGATTTCTGA
- a CDS encoding Hpt domain-containing protein, giving the protein MTADDGLPDLPGIDKADGLRRMLNKPALYEKILRDFHARLIDAPQLIRTTLASGDFESAERHAHSAKGLAGTIGALDLQNAAKDLEQALRDGQTPSAVVFARFEQDLRTVIDGIAVGFDIESAN; this is encoded by the coding sequence GACAAGGCCGACGGCCTCAGGCGCATGCTCAACAAGCCGGCGCTTTACGAAAAAATCCTGCGCGATTTTCACGCCCGCCTGATCGATGCACCGCAACTCATTCGCACCACGCTGGCCAGCGGTGATTTCGAGAGTGCCGAAAGGCACGCTCACAGCGCCAAGGGACTGGCCGGAACAATCGGCGCCCTCGACCTGCAAAACGCCGCCAAAGACCTCGAACAAGCACTACGCGATGGCCAGACTCCATCCGCTGTCGTGTTCGCCAGATTTGAGCAGGATCTGCGCACGGTCATCGACGGCATAGCGGTCGGCTTCGACATCGAATCGGCCAACTGA